From uncultured Roseateles sp., the proteins below share one genomic window:
- a CDS encoding LysR substrate-binding domain-containing protein — translation MEIRQLRYFLDIARTEHLTQSAQNLFVTQSTLSHGLRQLEQELGVTLFDRLGRGLKLSQAGEQFRAYALRALKEVEAGRMALAEMDGLRSGRLTVGAFPTFLNSVAATVAAFNRAHPGVAVEVRSLRAAPIEQQLLDGELDLGIASYPAEHDDIEAEPLFDERLLLVVGSGHALAGRRSLALNALDGVALALLPRTFAMRRQIDEALRQAGIKPDVQVEMDPVESLLSLCRHGSLASIVPERAARQAPELQAIALTAPAMVRHAGILWRRGASRSAAARAFASLLHEAPEA, via the coding sequence ATGGAAATCCGCCAGCTGCGCTACTTCCTCGACATTGCCCGCACCGAGCACCTGACGCAGTCGGCGCAGAACCTCTTCGTCACCCAGTCCACGTTGTCGCATGGCCTGCGTCAGCTGGAGCAGGAGCTGGGCGTGACCCTGTTCGACCGCCTGGGCCGCGGGCTCAAGCTCTCGCAGGCGGGCGAGCAGTTCCGAGCCTATGCGCTGCGAGCGCTCAAGGAGGTCGAGGCCGGCCGCATGGCCCTGGCCGAGATGGACGGCCTGCGCTCGGGGCGGCTGACGGTGGGCGCCTTCCCGACTTTTTTGAACAGCGTGGCGGCGACTGTCGCGGCCTTCAACCGTGCCCATCCGGGCGTGGCCGTCGAGGTGCGTTCGCTGCGAGCTGCGCCTATCGAGCAGCAGCTGCTGGACGGCGAGCTGGATCTGGGCATCGCCTCCTACCCGGCCGAGCACGATGACATCGAGGCCGAGCCCCTGTTCGACGAGCGCCTGCTGCTGGTCGTGGGCTCAGGCCATGCGCTGGCCGGGCGGCGCAGCCTGGCGCTCAACGCCTTGGACGGTGTGGCACTGGCCCTGCTGCCGCGCACCTTTGCCATGCGTCGCCAGATCGACGAGGCCTTGCGTCAGGCCGGCATCAAGCCGGACGTGCAGGTGGAGATGGACCCGGTCGAGTCGTTGCTGAGCCTGTGCCGCCACGGCAGCCTGGCCAGCATCGTGCCCGAGCGCGCGGCGCGCCAGGCACCCGAGCTACAGGCGATTGCACTGACTGCGCCGGCCATGGTGCGCCACGCCGGCATCCTGTGGCGGCGCGGAGCCTCGCGCAGTGCCGCGGCGCGGGCCTTCGCTTCGCTCCTGCACGAAGCGCCTGAAGCCTAG
- a CDS encoding PEP-CTERM sorting domain-containing protein, whose translation MQPTHRAAGFLFVCKGALALALGAVVSWAAAAPLEISRVSVYRDGAPADWLVGGHLLLADSFDNGDPLVGPNFVGGNPAAYTLQGLDDPAHAALAASEHDGSVWLDPGYGLPTPNAAGIMGQSLRLRLLTNTVDANAGLPRSRSFAAAISVPLSTLPAFGQTVGFRFSDNFGNDSDVVELYLFNNGNGSGVNFRKQDFVAATVNPLGSAALSAPAGAFSVVLALSHSVANTDLIYGSFGYAAADGTLIGSLSTFATSVAAFHGEDHTRLELKVTQAVPEPGSWALMALGLAGLAWRRSRGA comes from the coding sequence ATGCAGCCTACCCACCGCGCCGCCGGCTTTTTGTTCGTCTGCAAAGGGGCTCTGGCCCTGGCGCTCGGGGCAGTCGTGTCCTGGGCCGCGGCTGCGCCGCTCGAAATCAGCCGTGTCAGCGTGTACCGGGACGGTGCGCCGGCCGATTGGCTGGTTGGCGGCCATCTGTTGCTGGCCGACAGCTTCGACAACGGTGATCCGCTGGTCGGCCCGAACTTCGTCGGCGGCAATCCGGCGGCCTACACCTTGCAAGGCCTCGACGATCCGGCCCACGCTGCCTTGGCCGCCTCCGAGCACGATGGCTCGGTCTGGCTGGATCCGGGCTACGGCCTGCCCACGCCGAATGCGGCGGGCATTATGGGGCAATCGCTGCGCCTGCGCCTGCTGACCAACACCGTGGACGCCAATGCGGGCTTGCCGCGATCGCGCTCGTTCGCCGCCGCGATCAGCGTGCCATTGAGCACCCTGCCCGCCTTCGGCCAGACCGTCGGCTTCCGGTTCAGCGACAACTTCGGCAACGACAGTGACGTGGTCGAGCTCTACCTGTTCAACAACGGCAATGGCTCGGGTGTGAACTTCCGCAAGCAGGACTTTGTCGCGGCCACCGTCAACCCATTGGGGTCGGCAGCCCTGTCGGCTCCCGCAGGGGCGTTCAGCGTCGTGCTGGCGCTGAGCCACTCGGTCGCCAACACCGACCTGATCTACGGCAGCTTCGGCTATGCGGCGGCAGATGGCACGCTGATCGGCAGCCTGAGCACCTTCGCCACCTCGGTGGCCGCCTTCCACGGCGAAGACCACACCCGGCTGGAGTTGAAGGTCACCCAGGCCGTGCCCGAGCCTGGCAGCTGGGCCTTGATGGCGCTCGGCCTTGCCGGCCTGGCCTGGCGCCGAAGCCGCGGCGCCTGA
- a CDS encoding alpha/beta fold hydrolase, with amino-acid sequence MQTLNFIQQGQGPVVVLSHALGCDLAMWDGVAAALQDRYTVLRYDHRGHGHSAAGDGAYDIEALADDAAALIRTQADGQPVHFVGLSMGGMTAQALGARHPALVRSLVIANSASHYDAAARAMWQARIDTVLSRGVAAISDGAMQRWFTPEFRADAVNGGAARVAQLRAVLEATPSAPYADACAAVAHIDLAAGNARIACPTLVIAGSRDEATPPAMSEAIAAQIPGARLASLDAAHLSAVEKPAEFAALLSQFWAAI; translated from the coding sequence ATGCAGACACTCAATTTCATCCAGCAGGGCCAAGGGCCTGTCGTCGTGCTGAGCCATGCGCTCGGCTGTGATCTGGCCATGTGGGACGGCGTGGCCGCCGCGCTGCAGGACCGCTACACGGTGCTGCGCTACGACCATCGCGGCCACGGCCACTCGGCAGCGGGCGACGGGGCTTACGACATCGAGGCCCTGGCCGATGATGCGGCCGCGCTGATACGGACCCAGGCCGATGGCCAACCGGTGCACTTCGTCGGCTTGTCCATGGGCGGCATGACGGCCCAGGCCTTAGGCGCGCGCCACCCTGCCCTGGTGCGCAGCCTGGTGATCGCCAACTCGGCCAGCCACTACGACGCGGCGGCGCGCGCGATGTGGCAGGCCCGTATCGACACGGTGCTGTCCCGAGGCGTCGCGGCCATTTCCGACGGCGCCATGCAGCGCTGGTTCACGCCCGAGTTCCGCGCCGATGCCGTGAATGGCGGCGCGGCCCGCGTGGCCCAGCTGCGCGCGGTGCTGGAGGCCACGCCCTCAGCCCCCTATGCCGACGCCTGCGCGGCCGTGGCCCACATCGATCTGGCAGCAGGCAATGCCCGCATCGCCTGCCCGACGCTGGTGATTGCGGGCAGCCGCGACGAAGCGACGCCGCCAGCGATGTCGGAGGCCATCGCCGCGCAAATCCCCGGCGCACGCCTGGCCAGCCTGGATGCCGCCCACCTCAGCGCGGTGGAAAAACCCGCCGAGTTCGCGGCGCTGCTGTCACAGTTCTGGGCGGCAATCTAG
- a CDS encoding muconate/chloromuconate family cycloisomerase — MTAPHRIARITTRILDIPTIRPHKLSFGAISRQSPVIVQLWLDNGACGFGEAATIGGPSWNEESPESIKHAIDAYLAPVLIAQDGSHFGTALARMDAACKGNAFAKSAVEMALIDAVARSLNLPAWQLLGGKRHHSLPLAWTLASGDVARDLEEAQLRLQQRRHRIFKMKIGARAPEQDVAHVSQIARGLAGQATLTVDVNQAWDTTTARRYLPQLIAAGVTLIEQPVAKWNVAALKLLTASLGDRAAIMADETVCTPQDAFVLAREQAAQVFSLKVAKHGGLLRTREVAAVAEAADIAWYGGTMLETSLGSAASAHVFSTLGPQHHGCELFGPQLLVDDIVGTRMEIKDFELQLPDGPGFGVEVDLQQLDRFDRARTGLTPTHIDLGRNAV, encoded by the coding sequence ATGACGGCTCCCCATCGGATCGCACGCATCACGACGCGCATCCTGGACATCCCCACGATACGGCCGCACAAGCTGTCCTTTGGCGCCATCAGCCGCCAGAGCCCGGTGATCGTGCAGCTGTGGCTGGACAACGGCGCCTGCGGTTTCGGCGAGGCCGCCACCATAGGCGGGCCGTCGTGGAACGAGGAGTCGCCCGAGAGCATCAAGCATGCGATCGACGCCTACCTGGCCCCGGTGCTGATCGCCCAAGACGGCAGCCACTTCGGCACCGCCCTGGCCCGCATGGACGCCGCCTGCAAGGGCAATGCCTTCGCCAAGAGCGCCGTCGAGATGGCGCTGATCGATGCGGTGGCCCGCAGCCTGAACCTGCCCGCCTGGCAGCTGCTGGGCGGCAAGCGCCACCACAGCCTGCCCCTGGCCTGGACCCTGGCCAGCGGCGACGTGGCCCGTGACCTGGAAGAAGCCCAGCTGCGCCTGCAGCAGCGGCGCCACCGCATCTTCAAGATGAAGATAGGCGCGCGTGCGCCCGAGCAGGACGTCGCCCATGTGAGCCAGATCGCCCGCGGCCTGGCCGGCCAGGCGACCTTGACCGTGGACGTCAACCAGGCCTGGGACACGACCACCGCGCGGCGCTATCTGCCGCAGCTGATAGCTGCCGGCGTCACCTTGATCGAGCAGCCGGTGGCCAAATGGAATGTGGCAGCACTGAAGCTGCTGACGGCCAGCCTCGGCGACCGCGCCGCCATCATGGCCGACGAAACGGTATGTACTCCGCAGGACGCATTTGTGCTGGCCCGCGAACAGGCGGCCCAGGTGTTCTCGCTGAAGGTGGCCAAGCATGGCGGCCTCCTGCGCACCCGCGAGGTGGCCGCGGTGGCCGAGGCCGCCGACATCGCCTGGTACGGCGGCACGATGCTGGAGACCTCGCTGGGCAGCGCCGCCTCGGCCCATGTGTTCTCCACCCTGGGCCCTCAGCACCATGGCTGCGAGCTGTTCGGCCCGCAGCTGCTGGTGGACGACATCGTCGGCACGCGCATGGAGATCAAGGACTTCGAGCTGCAGCTCCCCGACGGCCCCGGCTTCGGCGTCGAGGTTGACCTGCAGCAGCTCGACCGCTTCGACCGCGCCCGCACGGGCCTGACGCCCACCCATATCGATCTCGGCCGCAATGCCGTTTGA